The genomic DNA CGGCGCCGTCGGGCGGACGTTCTACCGCTGACGGTCAGCGGAGCCGCTCGCGCACCCAGGCCGGGTCCGGATTGGTGTGGGCGCCGCCCGCCACCACGACGGTCGGCACCGTCTCGTTGCCGTCGTTGACGGCCCGGACCGCCGCCGCCCCGGCCGGGTCGCGCCAGATGTTCACCCAGTGCGCCCGCCCGGCCCGGCGGCCCAGCCGGAGGCGCAGCCGCAGGCAGTACGCGCAGCCCGGCCGCCAGTAGACGACCGGCCGGCCGTCGGCCGCGCTGCGTCGTTGCGCCTCGTCCGCGCCGATCGACCGGGGGAAGACCAGCGGCGAGGTCACGGCGGCGAGCAGGACGAACACCGCCAGGAGCACGGCGGCGTCGGCCGGCGATCCGTCGCGCAGACGTCCGGCCGTCAGGGCCGCACCGCAGAGCACCAGAAGGACTGGCAGGATCCAGACACGCGTCATGGTGTCGGAGCGTACGTGACCGCCGGTCGGCCCCGGTCGGGGAGGTCCCGCCGTGCCGGCGGGCCCACGGGCCGGGGTGGGACTCCCGCCGGTGGCGGGGCAGCGGGCGATCGGCGCTGTGGGAGCATGCCGGGCATGGGTGGGGGAGAGCGGGCGCCGTCCTTCGTGGTGCGGGAAGGGTACGCGTACTACCGGGGTCCGGTGGCGGAGGCCGGGTACCACCGGCACGCGGCGTTCCAGGTGGCGGTCGCGGAGGCGGGCGAGGTCGCGATGGCGGACGCGGCCGGGCAGTGGCTGCGGGCCCCGGCACTGGTGGTGCCGCCGATGGTGCGGCACCGGCCGGCGGCGATCGGGGCGGCCCGGATGTTCTTCGTGGACCCGCACTGCGCGTTCGCGGACCGGCTGCGGTCCCGGTGCGGGGCCGGGATCACGGCCGTGCCGGAGCTGGCGGGCCTGGCGGAGGGCGAGCTGCGGCGCCTCGGCGGCGACCGGTCGGGCGCGGTGGACGCCCGGCTGCGCGCGGCGCTCGCGGAGCTGACCGAGCGTCAGCTGCCGCTGCCGGTGCTGGCCGCCCGGGTCGGGCTGTCACCGCAGCGGCTGCGGGCGCTGGCGGGGCAGCAGCTCGGCATGCCGCTGGCCCGCTGGCGGATCTGGCAGCGGCTGGTGCGCGCGGCCCGGGCGCTCGGTGAGGGCCAGTCGCTCGCCGAGGCGGCGCTGACCGGCGGGTTCGCCGACCAGGCCCATTTCAGCCGCCAGCTGCGGGAGATGATGGGCCTGACCCCGTCGGCGGTGCTGCCACTGCTGCGGGCGTCAGCCGCGGCGGGCGGTGTACACGGAGATCGAGCCGGTGAGGGTCGGGACGAGTTCGGCCTCCCGGACGGCGGTGAATCCGGCCCCGGCGATCAGGCCGGGTAGCACGCCGTCGGCGTTGGGCTGCGTGTCGGCCCGCCCGTCGGCGTACTGGACTCCGAGGAAGGCGAGCCGCATCGCGCGGGTGCGCTGCAGCCCGTAGTCGGCGATCACCAGCCGTCCGCCGGGGCGGAGCAGGGCGAACATCTGGGCCAGGATCGCCCGCTTCACCGCGGGCGTGCACTGGTGCAGGACGAGCGAGGAGACCGCGGTGTCGGCGGTTCCGGCGCCGAGGAGTTCAACGGCCGCGTCGCCCGGGCCGACCCGCCAGTCGACGGTGCCGACGGCTGGTTCCTTGCGGCGGGCCAGGTTCAGCACCTCGGGGTCGGGGTCGAGGCCGATGATCCGGGCGCGCGGTTCGATCCGGGCGAGCAGCAGGGCGAGCGAG from Kitasatospora terrestris includes the following:
- a CDS encoding glutaredoxin domain-containing protein, with protein sequence MTRVWILPVLLVLCGAALTAGRLRDGSPADAAVLLAVFVLLAAVTSPLVFPRSIGADEAQRRSAADGRPVVYWRPGCAYCLRLRLRLGRRAGRAHWVNIWRDPAGAAAVRAVNDGNETVPTVVVAGGAHTNPDPAWVRERLR
- a CDS encoding AraC family transcriptional regulator, yielding MGGGERAPSFVVREGYAYYRGPVAEAGYHRHAAFQVAVAEAGEVAMADAAGQWLRAPALVVPPMVRHRPAAIGAARMFFVDPHCAFADRLRSRCGAGITAVPELAGLAEGELRRLGGDRSGAVDARLRAALAELTERQLPLPVLAARVGLSPQRLRALAGQQLGMPLARWRIWQRLVRAARALGEGQSLAEAALTGGFADQAHFSRQLREMMGLTPSAVLPLLRASAAAGGVHGDRAGEGRDEFGLPDGGESGPGDQAG
- a CDS encoding class I SAM-dependent methyltransferase, with product MTTTGFTPALGRFAHTRHYDTVIRTLTRERLWRALAAMHIAPRPDETITDIGCGTGSLALLLARIEPRARIIGLDPDPEVLNLARRKEPAVGTVDWRVGPGDAAVELLGAGTADTAVSSLVLHQCTPAVKRAILAQMFALLRPGGRLVIADYGLQRTRAMRLAFLGVQYADGRADTQPNADGVLPGLIAGAGFTAVREAELVPTLTGSISVYTARRG